Proteins found in one Paenibacillus dendritiformis genomic segment:
- a CDS encoding C40 family peptidase, whose product MGYSGVRFWLLCCAASLLWITVSCARPNPIEPPSPTSTALLDGSHIDSRGSRLIPLREAAHALGLRMEDRDQVVRMGYTDVIYELYPGRPDALASGQPVTLPQAPVRLKGDPFATVESLSLLLQAPVQWNPERQTVDIGAIRNAGQTPPAGGISAHGLHIAGTEVDAQALIQYAKSFLGVPYQFGADPYEESKKFDCSSFTQHVFAHYGVQLPRAAQEQAKQGSPVTRDNLKPGDLIFFTVPGRFENDRIPGHVGIYIGDGKFIHTWSDPGVQISDVDGGHWGSVRLSMRRVI is encoded by the coding sequence ATGGGTTACTCCGGCGTTCGTTTTTGGCTGCTGTGCTGCGCCGCATCATTGCTATGGATCACGGTATCCTGCGCAAGGCCGAATCCGATTGAACCGCCCAGTCCGACGAGCACGGCGCTTCTGGACGGATCGCATATCGATTCGAGGGGCAGCCGGCTGATTCCGCTGCGCGAAGCCGCGCATGCGCTCGGATTGCGGATGGAGGATCGCGACCAAGTCGTGCGCATGGGCTATACCGATGTGATCTATGAGTTGTATCCGGGACGCCCCGATGCGCTTGCTTCCGGCCAGCCAGTCACGCTGCCGCAAGCGCCCGTCCGCCTCAAGGGAGATCCGTTCGCCACCGTCGAATCCCTGTCCCTGCTGCTCCAGGCTCCGGTGCAATGGAATCCGGAACGGCAGACCGTTGATATCGGGGCGATCCGGAATGCAGGGCAGACGCCGCCCGCCGGCGGCATCTCGGCGCACGGGCTCCATATAGCCGGCACGGAGGTGGATGCCCAGGCCTTGATTCAATACGCGAAATCATTCCTGGGGGTCCCGTACCAATTCGGTGCCGATCCTTATGAAGAATCCAAGAAGTTCGACTGCTCCTCCTTCACCCAGCATGTGTTCGCCCATTATGGAGTCCAGCTCCCGCGCGCGGCCCAGGAGCAAGCCAAGCAGGGCTCCCCTGTCACCCGGGATAATCTCAAACCGGGAGATCTGATCTTCTTCACCGTTCCCGGACGGTTCGAGAACGACCGGATTCCGGGACATGTCGGCATCTATATCGGCGATGGCAAATTCATTCATACGTGGAGTGACCCGGGCGTCCAGATCAGTGACGTGGACGGTGGACACTGGGGTTCCGTGCGTCTGTCGATGCGCCGGGTCATCTAA
- a CDS encoding alpha/beta hydrolase family protein: MLLHLTYLSGGHKVTGYLSLPPGYRLDPERLGLWLRGHYVCPELPRPTETACGWPPERRDMSAGRWPVLLYCRGGMGKFGRVRTHWLEQFSSHGYIVFAPCYRGNEGGEGRDEFGGADTEDVRAAWRMLAQLPFVDARRISVMGFSRGAINAARTAASAPGIHRLILWSGVSDLAQTYEERVDLRRMLKRVLGGTPARQEAAFRLRSPIHLAEQIGCPVLLIHGTEDVQVPYAHAVRMRDRLASLGKETDLHTYAGEGHLFPPEKHREAVQRMFRWIEAMER; encoded by the coding sequence ATGCTGCTGCATCTTACCTACCTGTCCGGCGGCCACAAGGTCACCGGATATTTGAGCCTGCCGCCCGGATACCGCTTGGATCCGGAACGGCTGGGGCTCTGGCTTCGCGGCCACTATGTGTGCCCGGAGCTGCCGCGCCCGACGGAAACGGCCTGCGGGTGGCCGCCGGAACGCCGGGACATGTCGGCGGGACGCTGGCCGGTCCTTCTCTATTGCCGCGGCGGAATGGGCAAGTTCGGCCGCGTGCGGACGCATTGGCTGGAGCAGTTCTCCAGCCATGGATATATCGTCTTCGCCCCGTGCTACCGCGGCAATGAAGGGGGCGAAGGCCGGGACGAATTCGGAGGCGCAGATACGGAGGACGTCCGCGCAGCCTGGCGGATGCTCGCTCAACTGCCGTTCGTCGATGCGCGGCGCATCTCCGTCATGGGCTTCTCCCGCGGAGCCATCAACGCGGCCAGGACGGCGGCAAGCGCCCCCGGCATCCATCGCCTCATCCTATGGAGCGGCGTATCGGATCTGGCGCAGACGTACGAGGAACGCGTCGACCTGCGGCGCATGCTCAAGCGCGTCCTTGGAGGGACGCCCGCCCGGCAGGAAGCGGCGTTCCGCCTTCGCTCCCCGATCCATCTGGCGGAGCAGATCGGCTGTCCCGTCCTGCTTATCCACGGGACGGAGGATGTGCAGGTTCCTTATGCTCATGCCGTCCGGATGCGGGACAGGCTGGCATCGCTCGGCAAGGAGACGGACCTGCACACTTATGCCGGGGAAGGTCATTTATTCCCGCCCGAGAAGCACCGCGAAGCCGTCCAGCGAATGTTCCGCTGGATAGAAGCGATGGAGCGCTGA
- a CDS encoding mismatch-specific DNA-glycosylase: protein MNPIPDHLARGLDVLFVGFNPSPRSGETGHHYANPRNRFWTILYRAGLTPRLYRAEEDGELLKLGYGFTNIVARPTPTAADITAAEYAEGRQLLRRKIETYRPQTVCFVGKGVYEAYSGRRGVGWGFQEEQVVEGVRDFVAPSSSGLVRMKLEEIVDIYAQLARQQDGE from the coding sequence ATGAATCCGATACCCGATCATCTCGCCAGGGGGCTCGATGTGCTGTTCGTCGGCTTCAATCCAAGCCCGCGCTCGGGAGAGACGGGCCATCATTACGCCAATCCGCGCAACCGCTTCTGGACGATCCTGTACCGGGCCGGCTTGACCCCGCGGTTGTACCGGGCCGAGGAGGACGGGGAATTGCTTAAGCTGGGCTACGGCTTCACCAACATTGTCGCTCGGCCGACTCCGACGGCGGCGGACATCACGGCGGCCGAATATGCGGAGGGGCGCCAGCTGCTGCGCCGCAAAATCGAGACGTACCGTCCGCAGACCGTATGCTTCGTAGGCAAAGGCGTCTATGAAGCGTACAGCGGGCGGAGAGGAGTGGGATGGGGATTCCAGGAGGAGCAGGTCGTAGAGGGCGTGCGCGATTTCGTGGCGCCGTCATCAAGCGGTCTAGTGCGGATGAAGCTGGAGGAGATTGTTGACATCTATGCGCAGTTGGCCCGGCAGCAAGACGGGGAGTGA
- a CDS encoding ATP-dependent helicase, with protein sequence MQEKEVFLARKQREGIVLNVVQTEAVLHTDGPMLLLASPGSGKTTTIVMKIGYLIVEKKADPSRIKAITFSRASAGDMRDRFARLCPELPVRGVDFSTIHSLAFAVTREHLRNARTDFQIIEGDVDLENREEAPMGMPALHKKLILRELYKTIAGEHIADDQMDELTTYISFVKNKLLPPDQWELVPCSVPKAAHIARQYEQFKRSGTDKLLLDYDDMLTVAHEAFSRDRKLLQRYQSRYDYILTDESQDTSLVQHEIIGKLAQPHRNLCVVADDDQSIYTWRAAEPDYLLQFKQVYPDAKLLKMEQNYRSSRNIVEVASRFIKQNKQRYDKQMFTANPPQRPIAITEVAEYEDQAKRVAESVSAIANLRDTAVLYRNNSSSIALMNEFDRAGIPFFIRDGDSRFFSHWVVEDVLNFMRMAFTDRRPDLLEKIHLKFNGYISKQQMAALKDIHNGESVFDNLLRHVPLQDYQISLLQESKDTFARMKEMTPQAAIRVIRTKLGYDKAVEKTCERLGFRKEYIVGILNTLDNIADGLATLPDFAARLKQLEAIMASSKRNRGANAVTFSTFHSAKGLEFEHVFMIDLVEGIIPSQEDIRSYDKGETAEMEEAVRLFYVGMTRAKSNLELLSYRERGGEKAKRSRFVSYVEKLQPAAAASPAPAPIVSVPQAGTVPMVPNAIRTWSGIGAGTKVKHSSFGPGEIVSLDEEAVEIQFAGERKRLSASTCLSRGLLALVEEAIPSRG encoded by the coding sequence ATGCAAGAAAAGGAAGTGTTCTTGGCACGCAAGCAGCGAGAGGGCATCGTTCTCAATGTGGTACAGACAGAGGCGGTCCTTCATACCGACGGGCCAATGCTGCTGCTGGCCTCTCCCGGATCGGGGAAGACGACGACGATTGTCATGAAGATCGGGTACCTGATCGTGGAAAAGAAGGCGGATCCGTCCCGCATTAAAGCGATCACCTTCAGCAGGGCGTCTGCGGGAGACATGAGGGATCGGTTCGCGCGGCTCTGTCCCGAGCTGCCGGTCCGCGGGGTCGATTTCTCGACGATTCACAGTCTGGCATTCGCGGTCACGCGCGAGCATCTCCGGAATGCTCGCACCGATTTCCAGATCATTGAAGGGGATGTCGACCTGGAGAACCGGGAAGAAGCCCCCATGGGAATGCCGGCTCTTCACAAAAAGCTCATTCTCCGCGAACTGTACAAGACGATCGCAGGAGAACATATCGCCGATGATCAGATGGATGAATTAACGACCTACATCAGCTTCGTCAAAAATAAATTGCTCCCTCCGGATCAATGGGAGCTCGTCCCTTGCAGCGTACCGAAGGCGGCGCATATCGCGCGGCAGTACGAACAATTCAAGCGATCGGGAACGGACAAGCTCCTGCTTGATTACGACGATATGCTGACGGTCGCCCATGAGGCGTTCAGCCGGGACCGGAAGCTGCTGCAGCGGTACCAGTCCCGCTATGATTATATTTTGACCGATGAGAGCCAGGATACGTCGCTCGTGCAGCACGAGATTATCGGCAAGCTGGCGCAGCCGCACCGGAATCTGTGCGTCGTGGCTGACGATGATCAGAGCATTTATACGTGGCGGGCCGCAGAGCCGGATTATTTGCTTCAATTCAAGCAAGTGTACCCGGACGCGAAGCTTCTGAAAATGGAGCAGAATTACCGCTCATCGCGCAATATCGTCGAAGTGGCCAGCCGCTTCATCAAGCAGAACAAGCAGCGGTATGACAAGCAGATGTTTACGGCCAACCCGCCGCAACGGCCGATTGCCATCACAGAGGTCGCCGAATACGAGGATCAGGCGAAAAGGGTGGCGGAGAGCGTGTCCGCCATTGCCAATTTGCGCGACACGGCTGTGCTCTACCGCAACAATTCATCTTCGATTGCGCTTATGAATGAGTTCGATCGCGCCGGCATTCCGTTCTTTATCCGGGACGGGGACAGCCGGTTCTTCTCACATTGGGTGGTCGAGGATGTGCTGAACTTTATGCGGATGGCATTTACCGATCGGCGGCCTGATCTTTTGGAAAAAATTCATCTCAAGTTCAACGGCTACATCTCGAAGCAGCAAATGGCGGCCTTGAAGGACATTCACAACGGCGAATCGGTCTTCGACAATCTGCTTCGCCATGTGCCGCTGCAGGACTACCAGATCAGCCTGCTGCAGGAAAGCAAGGATACCTTCGCCCGGATGAAGGAGATGACCCCGCAAGCGGCTATCCGCGTCATCCGCACGAAGCTGGGCTATGACAAGGCCGTCGAGAAAACATGCGAGCGGCTCGGCTTCCGCAAAGAGTATATTGTCGGCATATTGAACACATTGGACAATATCGCCGACGGCCTCGCTACGCTGCCGGACTTCGCGGCGCGCTTGAAGCAGCTGGAGGCGATAATGGCTTCCTCCAAGCGGAACCGGGGCGCTAACGCGGTCACGTTCTCCACCTTTCACAGCGCGAAGGGGCTGGAGTTCGAGCATGTATTCATGATCGACCTGGTGGAAGGCATCATTCCGTCACAGGAGGACATTCGCAGCTACGACAAAGGCGAGACCGCGGAGATGGAGGAAGCGGTCCGGCTGTTCTATGTGGGCATGACGCGGGCAAAATCCAATCTTGAACTGTTGTCCTACCGGGAGCGGGGCGGCGAGAAGGCGAAGCGCTCCCGGTTCGTGTCATATGTGGAAAAGCTTCAGCCGGCGGCTGCGGCGAGCCCGGCACCGGCGCCGATCGTGTCCGTACCGCAGGCAGGAACGGTCCCTATGGTCCCGAATGCAATTCGGACATGGAGCGGGATCGGGGCCGGAACGAAGGTGAAGCATTCGTCCTTCGGCCCGGGCGAGATTGTCAGCCTGGACGAAGAGGCTGTCGAGATTCAATTCGCCGGCGAGCGGAAGCGGCTGTCCGCTTCCACTTGCCTGAGCCGCGGGCTATTGGCGTTGGTGGAAGAAGCCATCCCTTCACGTGGATAA
- a CDS encoding ABC transporter ATP-binding protein, with amino-acid sequence MTMQQADILIEAAGLVKAFGRRTVVNGVDVTIRQGEVLAIIGANGAGKSTTLDLLLGLRRPDQGQISYWTADPYRHIGLQLQSTPFFPGFNALENLRMFAAFYGCRLPDRILMEHLRRCGLNEAARTDAARLSGGQQKRLAIAIALVHHPALLFLDEPTAALDPRARHDIRELIHSLAEAGTSIIFTSHDMEEDYKLASRIIMMNRGVIQAAGTPEELLAAHQADSLEELYLRLTES; translated from the coding sequence ATGACCATGCAGCAAGCGGACATCTTAATCGAAGCGGCGGGGCTCGTCAAAGCATTCGGGCGCCGTACCGTGGTGAACGGCGTGGACGTGACGATTCGGCAGGGGGAGGTGCTTGCCATCATCGGAGCGAATGGAGCCGGGAAGTCGACGACGCTTGATTTGCTGCTTGGCCTGCGGCGGCCGGATCAGGGACAGATCAGCTACTGGACCGCAGATCCCTATCGCCATATCGGCCTGCAGCTGCAGTCGACTCCGTTCTTTCCCGGTTTTAACGCTTTGGAAAATTTGCGTATGTTCGCCGCTTTTTATGGCTGCCGGTTGCCCGACCGCATCCTGATGGAGCATCTGCGGCGCTGCGGACTTAACGAAGCCGCACGGACCGATGCGGCACGGCTGTCCGGCGGCCAACAGAAGCGGCTCGCCATCGCCATAGCGCTTGTGCATCATCCGGCGCTCCTGTTCCTCGATGAGCCGACGGCGGCGCTCGACCCCCGGGCACGGCACGACATCCGGGAATTGATTCATTCCCTCGCAGAGGCCGGGACCTCTATCATCTTCACCTCGCACGATATGGAAGAGGATTATAAGCTCGCGTCGCGCATCATCATGATGAACCGGGGCGTCATTCAGGCTGCCGGGACGCCAGAGGAGCTGCTCGCGGCGCATCAGGCGGACAGTCTGGAGGAGCTGTACCTGCGGCTGACAGAAAGCTGA
- a CDS encoding PadR family transcriptional regulator, giving the protein MTDLIILSLLRQQPMHGYEIQQTIQTSRIDVWTNVLSGSIYYALNKMEKEELIRTEAEERTGARLRKIYAITEQGERYFKEKVRESLTLAPHSVKSDFVLGLTWIDELPREEAKPLLEQNVKELEATLEQWKLGKEIKRQYGLPPIAEASFDNAIALLELDIAYLRKVIGLMQQ; this is encoded by the coding sequence GTGACCGACTTGATTATTCTCTCCTTACTGCGCCAGCAGCCGATGCACGGCTATGAAATTCAACAGACGATTCAGACCAGTCGCATCGATGTGTGGACGAATGTGCTGTCCGGCTCCATTTATTACGCCTTGAACAAGATGGAGAAAGAGGAGCTGATTCGGACGGAAGCGGAGGAACGGACGGGAGCCCGCCTGCGCAAAATTTATGCCATTACGGAACAGGGTGAGCGGTATTTCAAAGAGAAGGTGCGGGAATCGCTGACCCTTGCGCCCCATTCGGTTAAGTCTGATTTCGTGCTCGGTCTGACCTGGATCGACGAGCTCCCCCGTGAAGAAGCGAAGCCGCTGCTGGAGCAAAACGTGAAGGAGCTGGAAGCAACTCTGGAGCAGTGGAAGCTCGGGAAGGAGATTAAGCGTCAATACGGACTTCCCCCTATCGCGGAAGCTTCGTTCGACAATGCGATCGCGCTGCTGGAGCTGGATATCGCCTATCTCCGCAAAGTCATCGGGCTGATGCAGCAGTAG
- a CDS encoding aldehyde dehydrogenase family protein: MSQVKTYGLFINGEWRVTEQTAPLFAPYDGALLARISQAGEAELEEAVAGAQRAAAKMKAMPAHARADILLKAVEQMTARKEELARQLAQEAGKPIRAARAEMERTITTYRFAAEEAKRLYGETIPMDAAPGGEGRFGFTLREPLGVVAAITPFNFPANLVAHKLGPALAAGNAVVLKPASQTPLSALAMGDIFRQAGLPDGALQIVTGSGRAIGDQFVTDERVRKITFTGSEEVGARLKAKAGLRKTTLELGSNSALIVEPGVPLEPIIPRCVEGAFGYAGQVCISIQRIYVHESICQEFTERFVARTQQLQAGNPLDEATDISAMISEREAERIEGWVNAAVAQGAEIACGGRREGGYFMPTVLLGVKPDMDVSCRETFAPVVSIVPYASLDEAIALANRSDFGLNAGMYTANLADAMRAAQQLEAGGVIINDIPTFRTDHMPYGGVKNSGYGREGVKYAIQDMTELKFVCVNTWPSA, encoded by the coding sequence ATGTCACAGGTTAAGACCTACGGATTGTTCATTAATGGCGAGTGGAGGGTGACGGAGCAGACTGCACCGCTGTTCGCCCCATATGATGGAGCGTTGCTGGCCCGCATCAGTCAGGCCGGCGAGGCGGAGCTGGAGGAGGCGGTCGCCGGGGCGCAGCGGGCGGCGGCGAAGATGAAGGCGATGCCCGCCCATGCCCGGGCCGATATCTTGCTGAAGGCGGTCGAGCAGATGACCGCGCGCAAGGAGGAGCTGGCCCGGCAGTTGGCCCAGGAAGCGGGCAAGCCGATTCGGGCTGCGCGCGCCGAGATGGAGCGGACGATTACGACGTACCGGTTCGCGGCAGAAGAGGCAAAGCGTCTCTACGGCGAGACGATCCCGATGGATGCGGCGCCGGGCGGGGAAGGCCGGTTCGGCTTCACGCTGCGCGAACCGCTCGGTGTCGTCGCCGCGATTACGCCGTTCAATTTCCCGGCGAATCTGGTGGCGCATAAGCTCGGCCCGGCCCTGGCCGCCGGCAATGCCGTCGTGCTGAAGCCGGCCTCCCAGACGCCGCTTAGCGCGCTCGCGATGGGAGATATTTTCCGCCAGGCCGGCCTGCCCGACGGGGCACTGCAGATTGTGACGGGCAGCGGCCGCGCCATCGGCGACCAATTCGTCACGGACGAGCGCGTGCGCAAGATTACGTTCACGGGCAGCGAGGAGGTCGGGGCACGCCTGAAGGCGAAGGCCGGGCTGCGCAAGACGACGCTGGAGCTCGGCTCGAATTCGGCGCTCATCGTCGAGCCCGGGGTGCCGCTGGAGCCGATTATTCCGCGCTGCGTGGAGGGGGCCTTCGGCTACGCCGGACAAGTCTGCATCTCCATCCAGCGCATCTATGTGCACGAGTCGATCTGCCAAGAGTTCACCGAGCGGTTCGTGGCGCGGACCCAGCAGCTGCAGGCCGGTAATCCGCTGGATGAGGCGACTGACATCAGCGCCATGATATCCGAGCGCGAAGCGGAGCGCATCGAGGGATGGGTGAACGCGGCCGTGGCGCAAGGGGCAGAGATTGCCTGCGGCGGCCGCCGCGAGGGAGGTTATTTCATGCCGACGGTGCTGCTCGGCGTGAAGCCGGATATGGACGTCTCATGCCGCGAGACCTTCGCGCCCGTCGTGTCCATTGTCCCTTACGCCTCGCTCGATGAGGCGATTGCGCTGGCGAATCGCTCCGACTTCGGCCTGAACGCCGGCATGTATACGGCGAATCTGGCGGATGCGATGCGAGCCGCCCAGCAGCTTGAGGCGGGTGGCGTCATTATCAACGACATCCCGACCTTCCGCACCGATCATATGCCGTATGGCGGCGTCAAGAATAGCGGCTACGGCCGGGAAGGCGTCAAATACGCGATTCAAGACATGACGGAATTAAAGTTCGTGTGCGTGAACACCTGGCCATCGGCATGA